From a single Geotoga petraea genomic region:
- a CDS encoding lysylphosphatidylglycerol synthase transmembrane domain-containing protein produces the protein MKKINKNLLYVIIAVLISIGIFSIISSVTNNSLIEIIKNIKIKHIFISFSIFASGYLIDALRMKIIISNFNIKTNFLDLTYNNVMGFFFTAVTPLAAGGQPYQIWHLNESLGVDYEHGMNIMVSRFLETMFTNFFVAIFFYNSIISSLRGGRISVRLIQLGLITSLIVTLFILVLFVRSRIIIKIVRLLEKIKFFRKKNWSLKLENWIVELKKSIRFLWNEKLYIMILDILLGVGLLIVQAYSLYYFVDVFTPDLNISYWKIFGGMAILNMVVFYLPTPGASGSMEGAYHIFLSSLTGNSKIALTAVFGWRFSSYYMQIIFGSLLLFINNAFIKRR, from the coding sequence ATAAAAAAGATAAATAAAAATTTATTATATGTCATTATTGCAGTTTTAATAAGTATTGGAATATTTTCTATTATCAGTAGTGTAACTAATAATAGTTTAATAGAAATTATAAAAAATATAAAAATAAAACACATTTTTATTTCTTTTTCTATTTTTGCTAGTGGATATTTGATTGATGCATTGAGAATGAAGATAATCATATCAAACTTTAATATAAAAACAAATTTTTTAGATTTGACCTATAATAATGTTATGGGCTTTTTTTTCACCGCAGTAACTCCTTTAGCTGCAGGTGGGCAACCTTATCAAATATGGCATTTAAATGAATCACTTGGCGTTGATTATGAGCATGGAATGAATATTATGGTTTCAAGGTTTTTAGAAACTATGTTTACTAATTTTTTTGTTGCTATATTTTTTTATAATTCAATTATAAGTTCCCTTAGAGGGGGGAGGATTTCTGTAAGGCTAATCCAGTTAGGATTAATAACATCATTAATAGTAACTTTGTTTATACTTGTTCTTTTTGTAAGAAGCAGAATTATTATAAAAATAGTTCGATTATTAGAAAAAATAAAATTTTTTAGAAAGAAAAATTGGAGTTTGAAATTAGAAAATTGGATAGTTGAATTGAAAAAAAGTATTAGATTTTTATGGAATGAAAAGTTATACATTATGATATTAGATATATTATTAGGAGTGGGTTTACTTATAGTTCAAGCCTATTCTTTATATTATTTTGTTGATGTTTTTACTCCTGATTTAAACATATCTTATTGGAAAATTTTTGGAGGTATGGCTATTTTAAATATGGTAGTCTTTTACTTACCAACCCCAGGTGCGAGTGGTTCAATGGAGGGAGCTTACCATATTTTTCTAAGTTCACTTACAGGGAATTCAAAAATAGCTCTTACAGCTGTTTTTGGGTGGAGGTTTTCTTCATATTATATGCAAATAATATTTGGAAGTTTATTATTGTTTATTAACAATGCTTTTATTAAAAGAAGGTGA